The sequence TTCGGATCCCACTTTGAGAACCGGTATGTCACGTCATTTTCGATACCCAGCACTTTCATGTTGTACTGGATGAGGTCAAGCACGCCCAAAAACTCATCTTCCAACTGCGTGGGCGTACAAATGATATGCCCTTCAGACAGCGTGAACTGGCGCACCCGAATCAGGCCGTGCATTTCGCCGGACGCTTCGTTGCGGAAGAGCGTAGATGTTTCGCCGTAGCGGATCGGAAGATCCTTATACGAATGGTGCTCCGCATTATAGATCGTATACTGGAACGGACAGGTCATGGGGCGCAGCGCCAACACCTCGTCATCCTTTGCCTCGTCTCCCAATATAAACATACCGTCCTGGTAATGATCCCAGTGGCCGGATATTTTATAAAGGTCGCTTTTTGCCATAAAAGGCGTTTTTGTCAGCACATAACCCCTGCGTTCTTCTTCATCTTCCACAAATCGCTGCAAAAGCTGGATCGTCTTTGCGCCCTTGGGCATTAAAAGCGGCAAGCCCTGTCCTATGATCGGGCTTGTTGTGAAATAATGAAGCTCGCGCCCAAGCTTGTTATGGTCGCGCTCCTCCGCTTCCTTTTGCTTCTTTAAATATTCGTCAAGTTCCTGCTGCGACGGATATGCCGTACCATAAATACGGTGTAGCATCTTATTGTTTTCATTTCCGCGCCAATACGCGCCTGCCGTACGCAGCAGCTTCACTGCCTTTACCTTGCCCGTACTTATCGCGTGCGGCCCCGCGCACAAATCCGTAAAATCCCCTTGTTCGTAAAAGCTCAAAACGGCGTCCTCAGACAAATCCTCGATCAGCTCTACCTTATAGGGTTCATCCGCCGCTTTCATCTTCTCAATCGCTTCTACGCGCGGCAAAGTATATTTTGTGAGCGGGATATTCTCGGCCACAATCTTCTTCATTTCTTTTTCTATTTTTGCGAGGTCCTCGTTTGTAAACGGTTTTTCCGTATCAAAATCGTAATAAAACCCGTTGTCCGTCGCCGGACCAATGGCCAGCTTTGCCTCCGGATAAAGGCGCTTCACCGCCTGTGCCAGCACATGAGACGCCGTATGCCAAACTGCCTTTTTCCCGTCTTCGTCTAAAAAGGTCAGGATCTCAAGGGTCGCGCCGTCCGGCACCACCGTCGTAAGCTCGGTCACCGTTCCGTCGATCTTCACCGCAACCGCGGTTTTTCCGAGTTTCTGATTCAGCTCTTTTGCGATTTCAAGAGCGCTCATACCGTCCCTAAATTCCTTGACGCTGCCGTCAGCCAGTTTGATTTTCATAGTTTTGCCTCTTCTTTTTAAATTTATAAAACGTAATTGTTATTTTACGCCAATTCCCTCATATCGTCAATTGAGCTCGTCCAGGTTCACGCTGTTGTTGAGATACAGCAGATAAATGGACTTTTCCTTGTTCCAGTCGGGCTTGTCCTTGATGATATTGTCCACCGTCTTTTTCAGCGCCCGCGTCAGCTCCTTGATACCGGCGCTGTATAAAAGCGCAATATCCGCGTGACGGCGGAACACATAGCCCATTTCGTTGATCAGGTCGGTCTTGATCTTTTGCGCGGTTTCCTCAGGGAAAACCTCCTCGAGCTTGTAAAGCTCCGCGTTTGCCGTCAGCCGCCCTTTGTAATAACGGATGAACGTCTCCAAATCGTCCACATTGGTGCCGCGTTCCAGCTTAAAGAGGATCATGCAATAAAGGTGCCAGTTAAAGTCCACATTCATCAGCTTCTGGATGGTGGTGCCCACCGTATCGATGAACTGGTCTCCTGTATTAAAGCCGTGCTCTAAGTCGATCGACTCGCGGAAATCCATCTCCTCACCCGTCATGTTGCTGGTGATATAGAAAATATCCGTCAGCACCCTCCCGTAATCTTCCATCTGTGCCGCATTGTTGACAATGAAAATATAATCGATAATGCTGTCGCAGCTCTCTTTAAACTGTACCACAAAACCGAGGTCGTTTTTCATCTTGCGCGCGATCGTATCGTGCACCAGCTTGGAAATGATATTTTCAATGGTTTCCTTGCGGTAATGCAGCTTGGAGCTGTTGTCGCGTTTGTAACGCTTGTATAAATCATGCAATTGATGATCGACAAGGTTCAGGTTTTCCTTGATGGACACCAGATTTTCGATGACCTGCTGCTCCACCATGAAGTACGACGGGTTCTTATAAATAATCCGGTGCTCGATCTCGCCCCAGAACATATTGATCATGGACTTGATCTGTATCTCAAAATTGACGCGTATCTCGTCTTCCTGCCCCTTGTTATCCTCGTAACGCGCGTCGATCTTGTAAATATCGAAACCGTTCTTCTGTTTCACGGGCTGCTTCTCATTCAGTTTGAAGCGCATTTTGGGAAATTTGGAATTATAATAAAATATCTGGTCGTCCGTTTTATCGAACATCTTGAGCATCAGTTTATATACGTATTGCTCGTCCTCGTTGAACTTACATTCGATACGAATGCCGATGATGTCCTGTATATTGGCGACGATTTCCTCTTTTGACGTATGCATGCGGTAATAGCTGTTGCGGATCAGCTTTTCCCGAACGCTGTCAAGCTCCTTGACGCGGTATGAAACATTGAGCGTAAACTCAGAGTTTTTGACAATAACATTCTCAAGCATATGCTTTAGATCATGCGCGATATTTTTGTATTTATACTGGACTGTCTCATAATAATCGACGACTTCGTCCACATATTTGAATATATCCATTCTTGCTTTTTCCTTTTATCCCGTTATTTTTTGATTCGCGTCAGACAATCTTTTAAAAGAGTAACCTCAAATCCGTTGTGCATCAGCCAGACCACAATATCGGAAAGCGCCGCGCCGACTTCACCTGAGACGACGACGCGCTCCACGAATTCCCTCTTCAGGCAATCCGAAAGCAGCCCGAACGTTTCGTTTTGCGCTTCGCCGCCCGACGTATCGAACATATTATAACGCGCGATGGGGGTATTGACCGTTTTGATGATCTCCTCGTAAAACGCCTGCTCGGGCGCGCGGTTTCCCGCATAAAACACAATCTGCTGCGGATGCGCATTTATATCCGCGATCGTCGTTTTCAGTATCCGTTCGTCGCCCACCTGCCCCACATGGATACGCACGGTCGGCCGCGCCACACAATATTCATCTTTCAAAGACGCGGGCAGCGCGCGTTTATGCGCCGAGCGGTCGTAAGCCGCCTCCAGCCTTTCCCGCACATCGTCCGCTATTTGATTGCCTTTCAGATACGCGCAAATATCCGCATACTTAAGGCCCAGCTCGTCCTCGTCCGTCGCCGATATCCCCAGCCCTGCCGCCGGCTGCTTTATAATCACTGCTTCGGGCGCGCCGAGAGCCTTTGACATCGCGTAAATATCGTCTTTCACCAATTCCTGTATCGGATTGATGTCGCTTCCTCCATCTCCAAACTTGGTGTAAAATCCGGTAATTGCCTCCGTCGCATGGTCTGTTCCTGCGACAAGCATTCCTTTGGCAAGCGCGTACTGGTAAAGCATCCGCAGACGCGGCTGCAAATTTCCCAGCGTATATACGTCCCGCTCAAAACCCCGCGCGTCTTTCAGGTCGCTCACCGCGCCTGCATAGCCGCCCGCGATGGACACCGTATCACACACAGCCTGCGGATTTAGCTCCATAATCCGTTTTGCACAGGCGCGCGCATCTTCAATATCGTTCTGCCGCCCGTTGGGCAATAATACCAGATACATCTTCCTGCCCAGGTTCGCGCAGGCAATCGCGCACAGCGCCCCTACAAGAAAGCTGTCTACACCGCCCGAAATACCGAGTACGATCCCTTTCGCTCCCGACCGCTTAAGATAACGCTCCACAAAATCAATGATCTGCGCTTTTTTATGCGCGATATATTCTTCGCTTGTCTGCGTATCCCGCTTAAAATCCGGTGAAAGATCGTTTAATATCAGCCTCTGCTTCATTTTTTTACCGCCTTATACCTTTCCGCCATTTCCTCAATCTCTTTTCTGACCGCTTGCAAAAGTTCAGGCGGGCCTATCACCTCGGCCTGCGCTCCAAAAGAAAGGATCCATTCTTTAAGGTCGGGCGTAACCGCCGCTTTTTTATAAAACGTCACGGTATCCCTTACCTCTTCCAGCCTGTCCGCCTTGTGCGCGTGGAACTCTTTTACCAGCCGCGCGGCGTCGCCGGAAAAACGCACCTTAATATCCTGCGCCTTTTCTCCCGCCAGCTTATCAAAACGCGTTTTCTGGTATTCCTCGTAAAAACGCTGCGGCATACAAAAAGTATCCTCGAGAAGTTTTGCAGCCTCCATGCGCGACAATCTCAAATCCCGCAGCGCACCGCGCAAATGACAATACCCGATGGTATGCCAGCAACCCTCGCGCACTTCCAGCACATAAGGGTCGAACCTGCGCGTCACCGTCTCTCCCGTGGAAAACGAGCTGTATACGATTTCCAGGCTGCGCGATTCCTGCACAGCCGTCTGCACCGCGTCCAGAATTTCCTCGTCCGTTTCCTCCTGCGCCGCGGATGCCGGAACGATCTTGATCATCCTCTCCACATTTTCCATTGCGCTCCTGGAAAGTTCGGGCATCTTTCCCAGAATCTTATCCAGTATCTTGAGGGCGTTTTGGGCAATATCCAGCGTCTTATAGGACTCTAGCACCTCGCGCGTAAAATACAATGACACGACCTCGGCAATGGAAAAATCCATGTCGGAAACCGCATATTTATCCGCCTTGTAAACGGTCTTCCCCCCTACCTCTTCCTCGTACACGAAAAAATTCTGCGAGATATAATCCATATCCCGCACCACCATACGCCGCGTTGCATCTATATCCGCCATGCGCTTCAGCGAATCGATAATTTCACCTATCGTATAGCCGCTTTTTTTCTGCGCCAACAGAGACAATATAAAAAGCTGCCGCTCTGTGCTGGTCGTCTTATCGCTCATCCGTCCTGGCCTGTTTCCTTTCGGTGTGCTTGTCGATCAGATATTCGTTCATTTCCGCGTCCGTATTAAGGCGCATCGTATAAAATGCCATTTCCGCCACATATTCCAGCGCCGCCGCGTTATCGACCGTCTGTGGAATGTCCTTGCCCCAGACGAAAGGACCGTGGTTCTTCACCAGCACGGCCGGCGTGGTCATCGGATCCTTTAAGGTAAACGCGTCCACAATCACCTTACCGGTGTTTTTCTCATAATCTTTTGCAATTTCTTCCGGCTTCATGGTGCGCGTAACCGGAATATCGTATTTGAAGTAATCCGTATGCGTAGTACCGAGGTTGGGAATGCTCTTGCCCGCCTGCGAGAATACCGTCGCCCATTTGGAATGCGTATGCGCCACGCTGCGCACGTCCTTAAACGCTTTATATATCTCAAGATGCGTAAACAGGTCCGAGGAAGGCGTATGCGAGCCCTCGATGATCTTGCCTTCAAGATCACACACGATCATGTCGTCCGGCTTGATCTTGGAGTACGGAATACGGCTGGGCTTGATAACAATGTAGCCCGTGTGGTCGTCCATCGCCGAAATGTTGCCCCACCGCAGCATGACGAGGCCGTATTTTTCAAGTTCTATGTTTGCCTTGTAGACCTCAATCTTAATCCCCTCGAGCATCTTTTTCTTACCTCAACTTATGTTCATATTGATTGAAATAAACGCTGTATCTGTTCTTCCTATCCTATTTTACAACCTGAGCGCCTTTTTCTCAAGCATTGCATTGATTTTTCCATTGAAATCGGATACTATTATGCTAGCATGCTAAAACGCATGAACGGTAGATATATTTCATTTTTGGGAGGTGGCTTTATTTGAAATCACAGAACAAGTTTCTGCCGCTTTTTGCGGGCGCAATCATCCAGCTTTGTATCGGTATTATTTATATCTGGAGTATCTTCCAGCCGTCGGTTATGGAATATTATTCCTGGAGCGCGGCGGACGCTTCCGTAACCTTTTCCATCATGCTTGCTACCTTTGTCCTCGGAATCGTTCTCGGCGGGCGCTTAAACGATAAAAAGGGACCGCGTCCCGTCGTCTTTTTGGGCGGCGCCATGTTCGTTGCCGGCATCCTGCTCTCCTCGTTCGTCCCGCAGGATATGCCTTGGCTCATTTACGTCTTTTACGGCGGAATGGCAGGTTTTGGCGTGGGCGCCGCCTATACGTCCACGATTTCCTGTGCACAGAAGTGGTTCCTCGATAAGAAAGGGTTTGCAACGGGCATTATCGTATGTACTTTCGGCGCTTCGACCGTTGTTTTTACTCCCATTGCCAATACGCTGCTTAAAACAGTCGGCGTTTCGCAGACTTTCCTGGTCCTCGCCATTATCTTTGCGGTGATCATCCTCATCTTTGGCTGGTTTGTCAGAAATCCGTCCAAGGAATATATGGACGCGTTCCATGTGGCGCTTCCCGACCTTTCCAGGCAAAAACAGTATACGCCCCTTGAAATGGTCAAAACAAAATACTATTATTTTATTTTCCTTTCCATGATGCTGATCACGCCCGCTTATTTCATCATCAATCCTCTGCTCAAATCGCTGGGCGAGCTGCGCAGCCTGACGGAAGCGGCGGCTCTTGCAGGCGTTATGGTAACGGGTATCGCTTCTGCCGCGGGCAGGCTTCTTGCTCCGTGGCTTTCCGACAGGATCGGGCGCAGGAACGTGATCTTTGTTCTCTACATTATTACGCTCGTGTGTATCCTGCTTTTAACGTTTGCGCAAAGTTATTTGTTCATTGTGCTCATCGCCCTGGTATCCTTTGCTTTCGGCGGCAGTGCAGGCGTGTTTCCAGCCGTCACAGCAGATTACTTCGGTATCAAAAACAACGGCGTCAACTATGGACTCATTATGATCGCCTTTGCCGTTTCAGGGCTTTTGTTCCCTGCAATTGCCAAGATCGTTACCATCGACGGTATTCCCACGCCATGGACGTTTATCATTCCGGCGGCAGGCTGTATTGTTGGTATCATCGTGACCGCATTCCTCAAAAAGGATGCCGCGAAAAAAGCAAAGGCTTAATTCCGCGATCTGAAAAAAGCAGGATGGGTTTTCCATCCTGCTTTTTTATGCGCCGGTATATCAAAGGCCGATGCTTCCCTCCTTGATAAAGCCCGTCGCCGTCATATATGCGACCTGCGTATCAAGATCGTCATAAATCTTCACCTCGTAAAGACAAGTCCGCCGCGTCGCCGAAATCTCCCTTGCATGCGCCTTTAACACTTTCCCTTTCGGCGGGCGGTTATATGTAATATTGTTTGAAAGAGATACCACATTGCCATGCTTGCAGTTGGCGGCGACGGCAAAGGTAAAGTCCGCTATCGTAAAAAGCATCCCCCCCTGCACGACGTTGCCCGCATTCAGGTGTTTATCCTCAATCGGTGCGCTGCAGCTACACTCGCCTTCCCGCGCGCTGTCGATCACAATGCCAAGGTTTTTAACAAACCGGTCCATCTCAAAAAATTTCTTTACACATTCAATATCCACTGTCTAAGCCTCCTATCACTACTGCTAGTATTATACTACGTTTTCCGCCTGTATAGCGTATATTCCGACAAAATTTTTTCCTGGTTTGCATTGACATCCATACTGCTCTCGCTTATTATAAAACTGCTATAAATGACTTTTCGGAGGCGTTCAAAAATGTTTTCACTCGAAGATTTACCAAGAATGATCGACATAACTTCCATTTACGCAGATTCGCGCCTTTGCGACATTGACCGCGTATGCGATATTGCCAAGGCGTATCACTGCGCGAGCACAATCGCGTTCCCATGCTATCTTGCTTATACCATCAAAAACACGATCGGCTATGACGATCTCCTTAAGGGAAGCGTAACCGGCTTTCCCTATGGCGGAGAACTGACATCCGCCAAGGTCTACGAAGCAAAACAGCTCGAGCTTTTGGGCGCGCAGGAAATCGATATGGTCATGAATGTCGGAGCCTTTTTGTCCGGCAACTTAAAATATACGAAACAAGATATTGCCACCGTATGCGAGGCCGTCAAACTTCCCGTCAAGGTTATTATTGAGACTGCATTTTTAGACGATACCCAGATCGCTAAGGCTGCGGAGCTGGCGGTTTCGG comes from Christensenellaceae bacterium and encodes:
- the thrS gene encoding threonine--tRNA ligase — encoded protein: MKIKLADGSVKEFRDGMSALEIAKELNQKLGKTAVAVKIDGTVTELTTVVPDGATLEILTFLDEDGKKAVWHTASHVLAQAVKRLYPEAKLAIGPATDNGFYYDFDTEKPFTNEDLAKIEKEMKKIVAENIPLTKYTLPRVEAIEKMKAADEPYKVELIEDLSEDAVLSFYEQGDFTDLCAGPHAISTGKVKAVKLLRTAGAYWRGNENNKMLHRIYGTAYPSQQELDEYLKKQKEAEERDHNKLGRELHYFTTSPIIGQGLPLLMPKGAKTIQLLQRFVEDEEERRGYVLTKTPFMAKSDLYKISGHWDHYQDGMFILGDEAKDDEVLALRPMTCPFQYTIYNAEHHSYKDLPIRYGETSTLFRNEASGEMHGLIRVRQFTLSEGHIICTPTQLEDEFLGVLDLIQYNMKVLGIENDVTYRFSKWDPNDKEKYIGDAEEWERVQDAMRAILDHTGLKYYEVEGEAAFYGPKLDIQFRNVFGKEDTLFTVQIDFALAERFGMTYVDSDGQKKAPYIIHRSSIGCYERTLAMLIEKYAGALPMWMMSEEVRLLNITDEAAAYCEQFARRLKESGIRATVDDRQEKIGYKIREARLERIPYMLVAGEKEIADGTFAVRRRGEGEIGSIGQDELLEMIVRQDREKVIF
- a CDS encoding GTP pyrophosphokinase; amino-acid sequence: MDIFKYVDEVVDYYETVQYKYKNIAHDLKHMLENVIVKNSEFTLNVSYRVKELDSVREKLIRNSYYRMHTSKEEIVANIQDIIGIRIECKFNEDEQYVYKLMLKMFDKTDDQIFYYNSKFPKMRFKLNEKQPVKQKNGFDIYKIDARYEDNKGQEDEIRVNFEIQIKSMINMFWGEIEHRIIYKNPSYFMVEQQVIENLVSIKENLNLVDHQLHDLYKRYKRDNSSKLHYRKETIENIISKLVHDTIARKMKNDLGFVVQFKESCDSIIDYIFIVNNAAQMEDYGRVLTDIFYITSNMTGEEMDFRESIDLEHGFNTGDQFIDTVGTTIQKLMNVDFNWHLYCMILFKLERGTNVDDLETFIRYYKGRLTANAELYKLEEVFPEETAQKIKTDLINEMGYVFRRHADIALLYSAGIKELTRALKKTVDNIIKDKPDWNKEKSIYLLYLNNSVNLDELN
- a CDS encoding WYL domain-containing protein, whose translation is MSDKTTSTERQLFILSLLAQKKSGYTIGEIIDSLKRMADIDATRRMVVRDMDYISQNFFVYEEEVGGKTVYKADKYAVSDMDFSIAEVVSLYFTREVLESYKTLDIAQNALKILDKILGKMPELSRSAMENVERMIKIVPASAAQEETDEEILDAVQTAVQESRSLEIVYSSFSTGETVTRRFDPYVLEVREGCWHTIGYCHLRGALRDLRLSRMEAAKLLEDTFCMPQRFYEEYQKTRFDKLAGEKAQDIKVRFSGDAARLVKEFHAHKADRLEEVRDTVTFYKKAAVTPDLKEWILSFGAQAEVIGPPELLQAVRKEIEEMAERYKAVKK
- the araD_2 gene encoding L-ribulose-5-phosphate 4-epimerase yields the protein MLEGIKIEVYKANIELEKYGLVMLRWGNISAMDDHTGYIVIKPSRIPYSKIKPDDMIVCDLEGKIIEGSHTPSSDLFTHLEIYKAFKDVRSVAHTHSKWATVFSQAGKSIPNLGTTHTDYFKYDIPVTRTMKPEEIAKDYEKNTGKVIVDAFTLKDPMTTPAVLVKNHGPFVWGKDIPQTVDNAAALEYVAEMAFYTMRLNTDAEMNEYLIDKHTERKQARTDER
- a CDS encoding MFS transporter → MKSQNKFLPLFAGAIIQLCIGIIYIWSIFQPSVMEYYSWSAADASVTFSIMLATFVLGIVLGGRLNDKKGPRPVVFLGGAMFVAGILLSSFVPQDMPWLIYVFYGGMAGFGVGAAYTSTISCAQKWFLDKKGFATGIIVCTFGASTVVFTPIANTLLKTVGVSQTFLVLAIIFAVIILIFGWFVRNPSKEYMDAFHVALPDLSRQKQYTPLEMVKTKYYYFIFLSMMLITPAYFIINPLLKSLGELRSLTEAAALAGVMVTGIASAAGRLLAPWLSDRIGRRNVIFVLYIITLVCILLLTFAQSYLFIVLIALVSFAFGGSAGVFPAVTADYFGIKNNGVNYGLIMIAFAVSGLLFPAIAKIVTIDGIPTPWTFIIPAAGCIVGIIVTAFLKKDAAKKAKA
- a CDS encoding esterase; the encoded protein is MDIECVKKFFEMDRFVKNLGIVIDSAREGECSCSAPIEDKHLNAGNVVQGGMLFTIADFTFAVAANCKHGNVVSLSNNITYNRPPKGKVLKAHAREISATRRTCLYEVKIYDDLDTQVAYMTATGFIKEGSIGL
- the deoC_5 gene encoding deoxyribose-phosphate aldolase; the protein is MFSLEDLPRMIDITSIYADSRLCDIDRVCDIAKAYHCASTIAFPCYLAYTIKNTIGYDDLLKGSVTGFPYGGELTSAKVYEAKQLELLGAQEIDMVMNVGAFLSGNLKYTKQDIATVCEAVKLPVKVIIETAFLDDTQIAKAAELAVSAGAAFVKTSTGLHGKPTTVEMIRIIKDAIGDSALIKAAGGIRDVDTMLAMIDAGASRLGLGVRSAEPIFREIDKRLGRESLMDYIK